A single window of Bacteroidales bacterium DNA harbors:
- a CDS encoding Txe/YoeB family addiction module toxin codes for MNYNVVFSRLAAKDAKKIAQAGLKDKTIFLLEILQENPFKTPPPFEKLVGNLSGFYSRRINIRHRLVYEVFEDIKTVRVLRMWTHYD; via the coding sequence GTGAATTACAATGTTGTATTTTCAAGGCTGGCTGCAAAGGATGCGAAAAAAATTGCACAGGCAGGACTGAAAGACAAAACAATTTTCCTGTTGGAAATTTTGCAGGAAAATCCCTTCAAAACGCCTCCACCCTTTGAAAAATTGGTTGGAAATCTTTCCGGCTTTTACTCCCGTCGCATAAACATCCGTCATCGTTTGGTTTACGAAGTATTTGAAGATATAAAAACTGTCAGGGTGCTACGCATGTGGACACATTATGATTAG